A genomic segment from Acipenser ruthenus chromosome 5, fAciRut3.2 maternal haplotype, whole genome shotgun sequence encodes:
- the LOC117403420 gene encoding 5-hydroxytryptamine receptor 1E: METHSFLLNNTGTMNLTNCTAPEPTVAHQTKTGTEKMLIAVTLGILTFLTTLLNFAVIAAICTTKKLHQPANYLICSLALTDFLVSTLVMPLSIVYIVMEKWSLGYIICEVWLTVDMTCCTCSILHLCVIALDRYWAITNAIEYARKRTAKRAAVMIAAVWAISVFISMPPLFWRHSYSTNHLTHCIIEHSHIVYTVYSTFGAFYIPLTLILILYYRIYHAAKHLYQKRGSSRHLSNRNTDSQSSFTNCKLSQTFCMSDFSTSDPTMELDKTNVTIQIPPFETVTELSCERQQLSSSRERKAARILGLILGAFVICWLPFFIKELLVGLQLLTASPEVSDFLTWLGYANSLVNPLLYTSFNEDFKSAFKKLVRSKEHS, translated from the coding sequence ATGGAAACGCACAGCTTTCTGTTGAACAACACTGGGACAATGAATCTCACAAACTGCACTGCTCCTGAACCCACTGTTGCGCACCAAACAAAAACAGGCACAGAAAAAATGCTTATTGCCGTAACACTGGGCATTCTAACATTCCTCACAACGCTGTTGAATTTTGCCGTCATCGCAGCCATTTGCACAACCAAGAAACTGCATCAGCCCGCCAACTACCTGATTTGCTCTTTGGCTCTTACTGACTTTCTGGTTTCAACCTTAGTAATGCCGTTAAGCATCGTGTACATTGTCATGGAAAAGTGGTCCCTTGGTTACATAATCTGTGAGGTGTGGCTTACCGTGGACATGACCTGTTGCACCTGTTCAATTTTACACCTGTGCGTTATCGCACTAGACAGGTACTGGGCAATCACTAATGCAATTGAATATGCTAGGAAGCGCACAGCGAAGAGAGCGGCAGTGATGATAGCTGCAGTCTGGGCTATATCTGTGTTCATTTCAATGCCGCCTTTGTTTTGGAGGCACAGCTACAGTACCAACCACCTCACCCACTGTATCATTGAGCACAGCCACATTGTGTATACAGTTTATTCCACGTTTGGGGCGTTCTACATTCCGCTGACcttaattttaattttgtacTACAGGATTTACCATGCCGCAAAGCACCTCTACCAAAAGAGgggctcaagcagacacctgagCAACAGGAACACTGACAGCCAAAGCTCCTTTACCAACTGCAAACTCTCCCAGACTTTCTGCATGTCTGATTTCTCTACTTCAGATCCAACGATGGAGTTGGATAAAACTAACGTTACAATTCAAATCCCCCCCTTTGAGACCGTAACCGAGCTGTCCTGTGAGCGGCAGCAGCTTTCAAGCTCCAGAGAGCGCAAGGCAGCCCGGATCCTCGGGCTGATACTGGGGGCTTTTGTCATTTGCTGGTTGCCGTTCTTCATCAAGGAACTGCTTGTGGGACTTCAGCTCCTAACCGCATCTCCTGAGGTCTCTGACTTTCTGACCTGGCTCGGCTACGCCAACTCTCTCGTCAACCCATTGCTCTACACAAGCTTTAATGAAGATTTTAAGTCTGCTTTTAAAAAACTGGTCAGATCCAAAGAGCattcatga